One Hydrogenophaga crassostreae genomic region harbors:
- a CDS encoding response regulator: MNMRILLIEDNENNRYLLSFLLENRGWEVIHAADGAAGLTMAIDCDPALILLDIQLPVMDGHEVARRIKNNPALASIPIMAVTSYAMQGDRDAALAAGCQGYMEKPIDPDTFVDEVESLLPPERRTTASL; encoded by the coding sequence ATGAACATGCGCATTCTGTTGATCGAAGACAACGAAAACAACCGCTATTTGCTCAGCTTCTTGCTCGAAAACCGCGGATGGGAAGTGATTCACGCGGCCGACGGCGCCGCCGGGCTGACCATGGCGATCGATTGTGATCCCGCCCTCATCTTGCTCGACATCCAGTTGCCGGTCATGGATGGCCATGAAGTTGCCCGCCGGATCAAGAACAACCCTGCGCTGGCCAGCATCCCGATCATGGCGGTAACGTCCTATGCCATGCAGGGCGACCGAGATGCGGCCTTGGCAGCCGGATGCCAGGGCTACATGGAGAAGCCCATCGACCCCGATACGTTCGTCGACGAAGTGGAGTCCCTGCTGCCGCCCGAGCGGCGCACGACCGCCTCCCTCTGA